One Agrococcus jenensis genomic region harbors:
- the pepN gene encoding aminopeptidase N: MPGENLTRVEAQERAALVQVESYDIALDLTTGDEVFRSTTSVRFTAEAGASTFIDHISRTVHSVTLNGAELDVASVNDGVRIQLDGLAAENELTVVSDALYVNTGEGLHRFVDPVDGEVYLYSQFEVPDSRRVFAVFEQPDLKATFRFTITAPARWQVVSNQPTPEPAVDGETAVWSFEPTPRISSYITALVAGPYEVTRSELSSSDGRVIPLGIFCRASLAEHMDADYLFDITRKGFAFFESQFGVAYPFEKYDQLFVPEFNAGAMENAGCVTFTESYVFRAQVTDAIRERRVVTVLHELAHMWFGDLVTMRWWNDLWLNESFAEWASTLATAEATEWTNAWTTFQAMEKTWAYRQDQLPSTHPIVAEIRDLEDVQVNFDGITYAKGGSVLKQLVAWVGLEAFMQGVGAYFRKHAWGNTELADLLAELETASGRDLSEWSRLWLETAGVNTLRPRIETTADGIISSFAIEQTGPAEWPTLRPHRLAIGLYEEEDGVLRRTHRVELDVDGAETPVPSLVGHIRPSLILINDDDLAYAKIRLDESSMRTALSGLRTIEDPLARALVWGAAWDATRDAETPASDYVELVLANIGAETESTTIRLALAQLGLAARSYVHPSRRAETIRRVGDGLWELAASAEAGSDAQFQFAGAFAGLASTPEHVEILRGLLSGGTSLSGLEIDADLRWQLLDGLVLNGAAGEEEIAAELAADDTATGRQFAARARATIATPDAKEAAFASVVDEAGASNMIVRYTGLGLAHVNDATVLTGLIPRYHDAIQQIWDSRTYQVAEGLLVGLYPASLASQELADATRGWLAANTSAVPALRRIVVEHLAGVERALSAQERDA; encoded by the coding sequence GTGCCCGGAGAGAACCTCACTCGCGTCGAGGCCCAGGAGCGCGCGGCGCTCGTCCAGGTCGAGAGCTACGACATCGCCCTCGACCTCACCACCGGCGACGAGGTGTTCCGCTCGACGACGAGCGTGCGCTTCACCGCCGAGGCCGGCGCCTCGACGTTCATCGACCACATCTCCCGCACCGTGCACTCGGTCACGCTCAACGGCGCCGAGCTCGACGTCGCGAGCGTGAACGACGGCGTGCGCATCCAGCTCGACGGCCTCGCCGCCGAGAACGAGCTGACCGTGGTCTCCGACGCGCTGTACGTCAACACCGGCGAGGGCCTGCACCGCTTCGTCGACCCGGTCGACGGCGAGGTCTACCTCTACTCCCAGTTCGAGGTCCCCGACTCCCGTCGCGTCTTCGCGGTCTTCGAGCAGCCCGACCTCAAGGCGACGTTCCGCTTCACCATCACCGCGCCCGCTCGCTGGCAGGTCGTCTCCAACCAGCCGACGCCCGAGCCCGCCGTCGACGGCGAGACCGCCGTCTGGTCGTTCGAGCCCACGCCGCGCATCTCGAGCTACATCACCGCGCTCGTCGCCGGGCCCTACGAGGTCACGCGCTCCGAGCTCTCGTCGAGCGATGGCCGCGTGATCCCGCTCGGCATCTTCTGCCGCGCGTCGCTCGCCGAGCACATGGACGCCGACTACCTCTTCGACATCACCCGCAAGGGCTTCGCCTTCTTCGAGTCGCAGTTCGGCGTCGCGTACCCGTTCGAGAAGTACGACCAGCTCTTCGTGCCGGAGTTCAACGCCGGCGCGATGGAGAACGCCGGATGCGTGACGTTCACCGAGTCGTACGTGTTCCGGGCCCAGGTGACCGACGCCATCCGCGAGCGCCGGGTCGTGACCGTGCTGCACGAGCTCGCGCACATGTGGTTCGGCGACCTCGTGACGATGCGCTGGTGGAACGACCTGTGGCTCAACGAGTCGTTCGCGGAGTGGGCGTCGACGCTCGCGACCGCCGAGGCGACCGAGTGGACGAACGCCTGGACCACGTTCCAGGCGATGGAGAAGACCTGGGCCTACCGCCAGGACCAGCTGCCCTCGACGCACCCGATCGTCGCCGAGATCCGCGACCTCGAGGACGTGCAGGTCAACTTCGACGGCATCACCTACGCGAAGGGCGGCTCCGTCCTCAAGCAGCTCGTCGCCTGGGTGGGGCTCGAGGCCTTCATGCAGGGCGTCGGCGCGTACTTCCGCAAGCACGCGTGGGGCAACACCGAGCTCGCCGACCTGCTCGCCGAGCTGGAGACGGCCAGCGGGCGCGACCTCAGCGAGTGGAGCCGGCTGTGGCTCGAGACGGCCGGCGTCAACACGCTGCGCCCGCGCATCGAGACGACCGCCGACGGCATCATCTCGTCGTTCGCGATCGAGCAGACCGGCCCCGCCGAGTGGCCGACGCTCCGCCCCCACCGCCTCGCGATCGGCTTGTACGAGGAGGAGGATGGCGTGCTGCGCCGCACCCACCGCGTCGAGCTCGACGTCGACGGCGCCGAGACCCCCGTGCCCTCGCTCGTCGGCCACATCCGACCCTCGCTGATCCTCATCAACGACGACGACCTCGCCTACGCCAAGATCCGCCTCGACGAGTCGTCGATGCGCACCGCGCTCTCGGGCCTCCGCACCATCGAGGACCCGCTCGCGCGCGCGCTCGTCTGGGGCGCGGCATGGGACGCGACGCGCGACGCCGAGACGCCCGCGAGCGACTACGTCGAGCTCGTGCTCGCGAACATCGGCGCCGAGACCGAGTCGACGACCATCCGCCTCGCGCTCGCTCAGCTCGGCCTCGCGGCCCGCTCGTACGTGCACCCGTCGCGCCGCGCCGAGACGATCCGGCGCGTGGGCGACGGCCTGTGGGAGCTCGCCGCCTCCGCCGAGGCAGGGTCGGATGCGCAGTTCCAGTTCGCCGGGGCCTTCGCCGGCCTCGCGTCGACGCCCGAGCACGTCGAGATCCTCCGCGGCCTGCTGAGCGGCGGAACGTCGCTCAGCGGCCTGGAGATCGACGCCGACCTGCGCTGGCAGCTGCTCGACGGCCTCGTGCTGAACGGCGCGGCCGGCGAGGAGGAGATCGCCGCGGAGCTCGCAGCCGACGACACCGCGACAGGCCGGCAGTTCGCCGCTCGCGCGCGTGCGACCATCGCCACGCCCGATGCCAAGGAGGCCGCGTTCGCGTCGGTCGTCGACGAGGCCGGCGCCTCGAACATGATCGTGCGCTACACGGGCCTCGGCCTCGCGCACGTGAACGACGCCACCGTGCTGACGGGTCTCATCCCCCGATACCACGACGCGATCCAGCAGATCTGGGACTCGCGCACCTACCAGGTGGCCGAGGGGCTGCTCGTCGGCCTCTACCCGGCGTCGCTCGCGAGCCAGGAGCTCGCGGATGCCACCCGCGGCTGGCTCGCGGCGAACACCTCGGCCGTGCCGGCGCTGCGCCGCATCGTCGTCGAGCACCTCGCGGGCGTCGAGCGCGCGCTCTCCGCGCAGGAGCGGGACGCCTGA
- a CDS encoding DsbA family protein: MSATTPIETVPEAQPRVRMWFDPTCPWAWMTSRWLGEVADTRGFDVDWQVMSLAVLNEGRDLPAEYLARMPRSMRLTRLVTAARGAGGDAVVKPLYDALGTRIHHDRRKDDDAIVAEALAEVGLDASLADETDAHDATLRGTHQAAIDLVGDDVGTPVVAVDDVAFFGPVVSPAPTGEEALRLFDGVVAAASIDGFFELKRSRTRGPVFDRVADEPQVA; the protein is encoded by the coding sequence ATGAGTGCGACGACCCCGATCGAGACCGTCCCCGAGGCCCAGCCGCGCGTGCGGATGTGGTTCGATCCGACCTGCCCGTGGGCGTGGATGACGTCCCGCTGGCTGGGCGAGGTCGCCGACACCCGCGGCTTCGACGTCGACTGGCAGGTGATGAGCCTGGCCGTGCTCAACGAGGGCCGCGACCTGCCGGCCGAGTACCTCGCGCGGATGCCGCGCTCGATGCGCCTCACGCGCCTCGTCACCGCGGCTCGCGGGGCTGGCGGCGACGCGGTCGTCAAGCCGCTGTACGACGCGCTCGGCACGCGCATCCACCACGACCGCCGCAAGGACGACGACGCGATCGTCGCCGAGGCGCTCGCTGAGGTGGGCCTCGACGCGTCGCTCGCCGACGAGACGGATGCGCACGACGCGACGCTGCGCGGCACCCACCAGGCGGCGATCGACCTCGTCGGCGACGACGTCGGCACCCCGGTCGTCGCGGTCGACGACGTCGCGTTCTTCGGCCCCGTCGTGAGCCCGGCGCCCACCGGCGAGGAGGCGCTGCGGCTCTTCGACGGCGTCGTCGCGGCCGCGTCGATCGACGGCTTCTTCGAGCTGAAGCGCTCCCGCACGCGCGGTCCGGTCTTCGACCGGGTCGCCGACGAGCCGCAGGTCGCCTGA
- a CDS encoding ribose-5-phosphate isomerase, whose protein sequence is MRVHVGTDHAGFEMSKRLVAHLEAAGHEVVDHGPAEYDPEDDYPSFCINAARAVVRDQRAGVEALGVVFGGSGNGEQMAANKVEGVRAALAWSLPTAELAREHNDANVVAVGARQHSEQEMLDIIDAFLATPFSGAERHARRIAQLGEYETTGSIAGHEID, encoded by the coding sequence ATGCGCGTCCACGTCGGCACCGACCACGCCGGCTTCGAGATGTCGAAGCGGCTCGTCGCCCACCTCGAGGCGGCAGGCCACGAGGTGGTCGACCACGGCCCCGCCGAGTACGACCCCGAGGACGACTACCCCTCGTTCTGCATCAACGCCGCGCGGGCGGTCGTGCGCGATCAGCGTGCGGGCGTCGAGGCGCTCGGCGTGGTCTTCGGCGGCTCCGGCAACGGCGAGCAGATGGCGGCGAACAAGGTCGAGGGCGTGCGTGCGGCGCTCGCCTGGAGCCTGCCGACGGCCGAGCTCGCGCGCGAGCACAACGACGCGAACGTGGTCGCCGTGGGTGCGCGCCAGCACTCGGAGCAGGAGATGCTCGACATCATCGACGCGTTCCTCGCGACGCCGTTCTCGGGCGCTGAGCGCCACGCGCGGCGGATCGCGCAGCTGGGGGAGTACGAGACGACCGGCAGCATCGCGGGCCACGAGATCGACTGA
- a CDS encoding Fpg/Nei family DNA glycosylase has product MPEGHSVHRIARQFGANFVGSRAAVTSPQGRFEVGAAELDGRTITSSEAIGKHLLLGFDGTAAAPDRVLHVHLGIYGAWDFAGAISVDPTILASTLAVGAARTGQTGMRGVGGGAGTDGEHEDSIASIGAPRLARLRAGERETASEVGDFPPEPVGQVRVRILTAAAVADLRGPTVCEVLEPAQVRALADRLGPDPEAPTESRRRAEDRFVARAARSGQAIGQLLMDQSVVAGIGNVYRAELLFRARMDPHRPGNVVPEDELRRLWRDWVKLLRIGVETGQMLTIDGLRGARRAAALANRADRHWVYKREGQPCRRCGTSIALETMQGRKLYWCSGCQL; this is encoded by the coding sequence ATGCCTGAGGGGCATTCCGTCCATCGCATCGCCCGGCAGTTCGGGGCGAACTTCGTCGGCAGCCGCGCCGCCGTGACGAGCCCGCAGGGCCGCTTCGAGGTCGGCGCCGCCGAGCTCGACGGCCGCACGATCACCTCGTCGGAGGCGATCGGCAAGCACCTGCTGCTGGGGTTCGACGGCACCGCGGCGGCGCCGGACCGGGTGCTGCACGTGCACCTCGGCATCTACGGCGCGTGGGACTTCGCGGGCGCCATCTCGGTCGACCCCACCATCCTCGCGAGCACCCTCGCGGTGGGTGCCGCCCGGACGGGGCAGACCGGCATGCGCGGCGTCGGCGGCGGTGCCGGCACGGACGGCGAGCACGAGGACTCGATCGCGTCGATCGGCGCGCCGCGGCTCGCCCGGCTGCGCGCGGGGGAGCGCGAGACGGCGAGCGAGGTCGGGGACTTCCCGCCGGAGCCGGTCGGGCAGGTGCGCGTGCGCATCCTCACCGCGGCCGCCGTCGCCGACCTGCGCGGCCCGACCGTGTGCGAGGTGCTCGAGCCCGCGCAGGTGCGGGCGCTCGCGGATCGGCTGGGTCCCGATCCGGAGGCCCCCACCGAGTCGCGCCGGCGCGCGGAGGACCGCTTCGTCGCGCGCGCCGCACGGTCGGGCCAGGCGATCGGGCAGCTGCTCATGGACCAGTCGGTCGTCGCCGGGATCGGCAACGTCTACCGTGCCGAGCTGCTGTTCCGCGCCCGGATGGATCCGCACCGCCCGGGCAACGTCGTGCCGGAGGACGAGCTGCGCCGGCTCTGGCGGGACTGGGTGAAGCTGCTGCGCATCGGCGTCGAGACCGGGCAGATGCTCACGATCGACGGGCTGCGCGGCGCGCGTCGGGCTGCGGCGCTCGCGAACCGCGCCGACCGGCACTGGGTCTACAAGCGTGAGGGTCAGCCGTGCCGTCGCTGCGGCACCTCGATCGCGCTCGAGACGATGCAGGGGCGCAAGCTCTACTGGTGCTCCGGCTGCCAGCTGTGA
- a CDS encoding HNH endonuclease signature motif containing protein translates to MSTEIQASRWPVHRQLPVPLDPAAANGPLWLRGPRPGDVADPDDRVATPAETGSELAPVPVPLPVDVPVPTVQDVRASAIKIVVDLDAAIAGLQAMRTHALAGLGLLALEEAGDAHLDAGIVMRDLANELALRQRRSDRTVEAEIDRAMRILDEWPATLRAWGETRIHQGHLRVITDIGAPLKTPEARAAFEAALLPVAETTTPARLAKIARRELEQLIEEPLTERHRIARDGREVFVTDLADAMSRLVLVIPTVLAHGILDRATEMARAADPNDPRTADQRRADACCDLLLTGEPTDRALAGIRAQVSIVIPATVLLGDDGSDDSRDDSARLRSGALVDPDTARWLAGVTKTCTRVFTDPVKGHVIAADTYRPSRKVRRLLRERDQRCRWPGCCAKAEHADIDHTIAWIDGGKTTPGNLAHLCRRHHMLKGAVLPAGRRWKVTQIEPGVLQFESPMGAVYVDEPEQVGPRFTESYTEWLWRGTFGPAPKALF, encoded by the coding sequence ATGTCGACGGAGATCCAGGCCTCTCGGTGGCCGGTGCACCGGCAGCTGCCGGTGCCGCTCGACCCCGCCGCGGCCAACGGGCCGCTCTGGCTGCGGGGGCCGCGACCCGGCGACGTGGCGGACCCCGACGACCGCGTGGCGACGCCGGCTGAGACGGGTTCCGAGCTTGCGCCCGTGCCGGTGCCGCTGCCTGTGGACGTGCCCGTGCCGACGGTGCAGGATGTGCGCGCGTCGGCGATCAAGATCGTCGTCGACCTCGACGCCGCGATCGCGGGGCTGCAGGCGATGCGCACCCACGCGCTCGCCGGGCTCGGGCTGCTGGCGCTCGAGGAGGCCGGCGACGCGCACCTCGACGCCGGGATCGTCATGCGAGACCTCGCGAACGAGCTCGCACTCCGCCAGCGCCGCAGCGACCGCACCGTCGAAGCCGAGATCGACCGCGCCATGCGGATCCTCGACGAATGGCCCGCAACCCTGCGCGCCTGGGGCGAGACCCGCATCCACCAAGGACACCTCCGCGTCATCACCGACATCGGCGCACCACTCAAGACGCCGGAAGCACGAGCCGCGTTCGAGGCGGCCCTGCTGCCCGTCGCCGAGACGACGACCCCGGCACGGCTCGCGAAGATCGCCCGCCGCGAGCTCGAGCAGCTCATCGAGGAGCCGCTGACCGAGCGGCACCGCATCGCCCGAGACGGACGCGAGGTGTTCGTCACCGACCTCGCCGACGCCATGTCGAGACTCGTGCTCGTCATCCCCACCGTCCTCGCCCACGGCATCCTCGACCGCGCCACCGAGATGGCGCGCGCCGCCGACCCGAACGACCCGCGCACCGCCGACCAGCGCCGCGCCGACGCATGCTGCGACCTGCTGCTCACCGGCGAGCCGACCGACCGGGCATTGGCGGGCATACGCGCCCAGGTCTCGATCGTCATCCCGGCGACCGTGCTCCTCGGCGACGACGGCAGCGACGACAGCCGCGACGACAGCGCCAGGCTGCGCAGCGGCGCGCTCGTCGACCCCGACACCGCCCGCTGGCTCGCCGGCGTCACGAAGACCTGTACCCGCGTGTTCACCGACCCCGTCAAGGGACACGTCATCGCGGCCGACACCTACCGGCCATCGCGCAAGGTCCGGCGACTGCTGCGCGAACGAGACCAGCGGTGCCGATGGCCCGGCTGCTGCGCCAAGGCCGAGCACGCCGACATCGACCACACCATCGCCTGGATCGACGGCGGGAAGACCACCCCCGGCAACCTCGCCCACCTCTGCAGACGACATCACATGCTCAAGGGCGCCGTCCTCCCCGCCGGCAGACGATGGAAGGTGACCCAGATCGAACCCGGCGTGCTCCAGTTCGAGTCACCGATGGGCGCCGTGTACGTCGACGAGCCCGAACAGGTGGGCCCCAGGTTCACCGAGAGCTACACCGAATGGCTCTGGCGAGGGACGTTCGGGCCGGCACCGAAGGCGCTGTTCTAG
- a CDS encoding GH1 family beta-glucosidase, which produces MAGYARAVQRSIPTDLILGGATAAYQIEGAAAEDGRRPSIWDAFARVPGAVIDGHTGDIACDHYHRMPSDVAMMRDLGLQSYRFSTSWSRVCPDGGAPNAAGLDFYSRLVDELLDADIMPWLTLYHWDLPQVLEEAGGWPSRDTASRFVDYALAVHEKLGDRVDNWTTLNEPWCSSFLSYIAGAHAPGRQSVADGLAAGHHLLLAHGMAVQALRDAGAERLGITLNFTVADPVDPTNPSDVDAARRIDEQYNRFFVDPILRGSYPETLLADVGHLGLDAVVQDGDLAIIGAPIDVLGVNYYHGDACSFEPLAEPMLQDAPTDRPIRSPFPAADGVEIHSRGLPTTTMGWEVQPEGLTRLLRRLHEDYAGPKGVDLWVTENGAAYDDVLDTDAATGEQRVHDAERVDFLRLHIGAVLDAIDAGVPVKGYFYWSLMDNYEWAWGYHKRFGIVRVDYDTQERTVKDSGLELARMIRERTL; this is translated from the coding sequence ATGGCGGGATACGCTCGTGCGGTGCAGCGCAGCATCCCCACAGACCTCATCCTCGGCGGCGCGACCGCCGCCTACCAGATCGAGGGCGCCGCGGCCGAGGACGGCCGTCGCCCCAGCATCTGGGACGCGTTCGCCCGCGTGCCCGGCGCCGTGATCGACGGCCACACCGGCGACATCGCGTGCGACCACTACCACCGCATGCCCAGCGACGTGGCGATGATGCGCGACCTCGGGCTGCAGTCGTACCGCTTCTCGACCAGCTGGTCGCGCGTATGCCCTGATGGCGGTGCGCCGAACGCCGCGGGCCTCGACTTCTACTCGCGGCTCGTCGATGAGCTGCTCGACGCCGACATCATGCCCTGGCTCACGCTCTACCACTGGGACCTGCCGCAGGTGCTCGAGGAGGCGGGCGGCTGGCCGTCGCGCGACACCGCGAGCCGCTTCGTCGACTACGCGCTCGCCGTGCACGAGAAGCTCGGCGACCGCGTCGACAACTGGACGACGCTCAACGAGCCGTGGTGCTCGTCGTTCCTCTCCTACATCGCGGGCGCCCACGCCCCCGGCCGGCAGAGCGTCGCCGACGGCCTGGCCGCCGGGCACCACCTGCTGCTCGCGCACGGCATGGCCGTGCAGGCGCTGCGCGACGCCGGCGCGGAGCGGCTCGGCATCACGCTCAACTTCACGGTCGCCGACCCGGTCGACCCGACGAATCCCTCCGACGTCGACGCCGCACGGCGCATCGACGAGCAGTACAACCGCTTCTTCGTCGACCCGATCCTGCGCGGCAGCTACCCCGAGACGCTGCTGGCCGACGTCGGCCACCTCGGCCTCGACGCGGTCGTGCAGGACGGCGACCTCGCCATCATCGGCGCGCCGATCGACGTCCTGGGCGTGAACTACTACCACGGCGACGCGTGCTCGTTCGAGCCCCTGGCGGAGCCGATGCTGCAGGATGCGCCGACCGACCGGCCGATCCGCAGCCCGTTCCCCGCCGCGGACGGCGTCGAGATCCACTCGCGCGGACTGCCGACGACCACCATGGGCTGGGAGGTGCAGCCGGAGGGGCTCACCCGGCTGCTGCGCCGCCTCCACGAGGACTACGCCGGCCCGAAGGGCGTCGACCTCTGGGTCACCGAGAACGGTGCGGCCTACGACGACGTGCTCGACACGGATGCGGCGACGGGTGAGCAGCGCGTGCACGACGCCGAGCGGGTCGACTTCCTCCGCCTCCACATCGGCGCGGTGCTCGATGCGATCGACGCGGGCGTGCCGGTCAAGGGCTACTTCTACTGGTCGCTCATGGACAACTACGAGTGGGCGTGGGGCTACCACAAGCGCTTCGGCATCGTGCGCGTCGACTACGACACCCAGGAGCGCACCGTGAAGGACTCCGGGCTCGAGCTCGCGCGGATGATCCGGGAGCGCACGCTCTAG
- a CDS encoding TetR/AcrR family transcriptional regulator — protein sequence MTNQSGATKGARTAARIREVAFAALREDGWRATTMRGIADRAGVSPGTIYLSMPSKDHLLLALYDETVIRIEQRAIEAIAGVRPFAARLGIALDIALDEIAPFHRVATEALGQAITADSPVSPFGEASRASRERMVGLFATLVEGSDLLADRQLRRALPELLWGLFMAGMLAWTTDRSRDQRRTQALLQQAVPMIDRAIRITAVPLLRAQVRDLLALTAALKELPDDDA from the coding sequence ATGACGAACCAGAGCGGTGCCACGAAGGGCGCCCGCACCGCGGCCCGCATCCGCGAGGTCGCGTTCGCCGCGCTGCGTGAGGACGGCTGGCGCGCGACGACGATGCGCGGCATCGCCGACCGCGCCGGGGTGTCGCCCGGCACGATCTACCTCTCGATGCCCTCGAAGGACCACCTGCTGCTCGCGCTCTACGACGAGACGGTCATCCGCATCGAGCAACGGGCGATCGAGGCCATCGCCGGGGTGCGGCCGTTCGCCGCGCGGCTGGGCATCGCGCTCGACATCGCGCTCGACGAGATCGCGCCGTTCCACCGGGTGGCGACGGAGGCGCTCGGCCAGGCGATCACCGCGGACTCGCCCGTGAGCCCCTTCGGCGAGGCGTCGAGGGCGTCGCGAGAGCGGATGGTGGGGCTGTTCGCGACCCTCGTCGAGGGATCCGACCTGCTCGCCGACCGCCAGCTGCGTCGAGCCCTGCCCGAGCTGCTCTGGGGGCTGTTCATGGCGGGCATGCTCGCGTGGACGACCGACCGCAGCCGCGACCAGCGGCGCACCCAGGCGCTGCTGCAGCAGGCGGTGCCGATGATCGACCGCGCGATCCGGATCACCGCGGTGCCGCTGCTGCGGGCGCAGGTGCGCGACCTGCTCGCCCTCACGGCCGCGCTGAAGGAGCTTCCCGATGACGACGCGTGA
- a CDS encoding fasciclin domain-containing protein, with protein MLTKKNPKMAGLVLVGTATLVLAGCSMGGSTTADETMEPTTAPSASEESMETEAAMDPAYDNLVGAGCAMYDEAVPDGAGSIVGMSQDPVAVAASNNPMLTQLVAAVSGQLNPDVDLVDTLNGDEFTVFAPVDDAFAALPAETVEMLQTPEGAETLSTVLTYHVIPGQIAPDAIAGTHMTVQGEELMVEGDADELMVNGDAATVVCGGVQTANATVYLIDSVLMPPSMG; from the coding sequence ATGCTCACCAAGAAGAACCCCAAGATGGCCGGGCTCGTGCTCGTCGGCACGGCGACGCTCGTGCTCGCGGGCTGCTCGATGGGCGGCTCCACGACGGCTGACGAGACGATGGAGCCGACGACGGCCCCCAGCGCCTCCGAGGAGTCGATGGAGACCGAAGCCGCGATGGACCCCGCCTACGACAACCTTGTCGGCGCCGGCTGCGCGATGTACGACGAGGCGGTGCCGGACGGCGCGGGCTCGATCGTCGGCATGTCCCAGGACCCGGTCGCGGTCGCGGCCTCGAACAACCCGATGCTCACGCAGCTCGTCGCGGCCGTCTCCGGCCAGCTGAACCCGGATGTCGACCTCGTCGACACGCTGAACGGCGACGAGTTCACGGTCTTCGCACCGGTCGACGACGCCTTCGCGGCGCTGCCCGCCGAGACCGTCGAGATGCTGCAGACGCCCGAGGGCGCCGAGACGCTCAGCACGGTGCTGACCTACCACGTCATCCCCGGCCAGATCGCGCCCGACGCGATCGCCGGCACCCACATGACGGTCCAGGGCGAGGAGCTCATGGTCGAGGGCGACGCTGACGAGCTCATGGTCAACGGCGACGCCGCGACCGTCGTCTGCGGTGGCGTCCAGACCGCCAACGCCACGGTCTACCTCATCGACTCGGTGCTCATGCCGCCGTCGATGGGCTGA
- a CDS encoding cytochrome c biogenesis protein CcdA: MLALIGLLGGFITGISPCIIPVLPVILFSGGMQSARDEQASDASADAAQGSGGVATATRASVKQRSISRWRPYLVISGIVVSFTLMTLAGSLVLSLLGLPQDVLRWAGIIVLALIGVGLIVPQFQHLLEKPFEKLPFLQTAGEKSSKLQGFPLGLALGAVYVPCAGPVLAAITVAGSTGQIGPDTVVLTVSFAIGAALPLLFFALAGRGLAERIKAFRKRQGVIRTVSGALMLLLALGLVFDVPARLQRLVPDYTSAIQEYIAGNEEVQEAISIGGLETEENQDLDLCDPGATELQECGTAPSIRGIDSWFNTDGDQPIDLAELRGQVVLVDFWAYSCINCQRSAPHMNAWHDAYADAGLQVIGVHSPEYAFEKERPNVIQGAEALGIEYPVAIDNSLSTWTNYRNAYWPARYLIDAEGTVRNVHFGEGQYREGEQMIRELLQQANPDVELPAVTEMSDETPVNTEITPESYLGTTKVQNFGGEERYSTQTEDFAYPAEQAADTFALDGAWQLETQFVTPRGDAADVRLQYRGQEVRMVLAGEGTVVADVDGERVEIPVSGTPRSYELLRVDASRQGTIEVTVPAGVEAYSFTFG; the protein is encoded by the coding sequence ATGCTCGCCCTGATCGGATTGCTGGGTGGATTCATCACCGGCATCTCGCCATGCATCATCCCGGTGCTGCCCGTCATCCTCTTCTCGGGCGGCATGCAGTCCGCGCGTGACGAGCAGGCCTCGGATGCCTCCGCCGACGCCGCGCAGGGGAGCGGCGGCGTCGCCACCGCGACCCGCGCGAGCGTCAAGCAGCGGTCGATCTCGCGCTGGCGGCCCTACCTCGTGATCTCGGGCATCGTCGTGAGCTTCACGCTCATGACGCTCGCCGGCAGCCTCGTGCTCAGCCTCCTCGGCCTCCCGCAGGACGTGCTGCGGTGGGCGGGCATCATCGTGCTCGCGCTCATCGGCGTCGGCCTCATCGTGCCGCAGTTCCAGCACCTGCTCGAGAAGCCCTTCGAGAAGCTCCCGTTCCTGCAGACCGCGGGCGAGAAGTCGTCGAAGCTCCAGGGCTTCCCGCTCGGCCTCGCGCTCGGCGCCGTCTACGTGCCGTGCGCCGGACCGGTGCTCGCCGCCATCACGGTCGCGGGCTCCACCGGCCAGATCGGCCCCGACACCGTCGTGCTCACCGTCTCCTTCGCCATCGGCGCGGCGCTGCCGCTGCTGTTCTTCGCGCTCGCGGGCCGCGGCCTCGCCGAGCGCATCAAGGCCTTCCGCAAGCGCCAGGGCGTCATCCGCACCGTCTCGGGTGCGCTCATGCTGCTGCTCGCGCTCGGCCTCGTCTTCGACGTGCCGGCGCGGCTGCAGCGGCTCGTGCCCGACTACACCTCGGCGATCCAGGAGTACATCGCGGGCAACGAGGAGGTGCAGGAGGCGATCTCGATCGGCGGCCTCGAGACCGAGGAGAACCAGGACCTGGATCTCTGCGACCCGGGCGCGACCGAGCTGCAGGAGTGCGGCACGGCTCCGAGCATCCGCGGCATCGACTCGTGGTTCAACACCGACGGCGACCAGCCGATCGACCTCGCCGAGCTCCGCGGGCAGGTCGTGCTCGTCGACTTCTGGGCCTACTCCTGCATCAACTGCCAGCGCTCGGCGCCGCACATGAACGCCTGGCACGACGCCTACGCGGATGCCGGTCTGCAGGTGATCGGCGTGCACAGTCCTGAGTACGCGTTCGAGAAGGAGCGGCCGAACGTCATCCAGGGCGCCGAGGCGCTCGGCATCGAGTACCCGGTGGCGATCGACAACTCGCTCTCGACCTGGACGAACTACCGCAACGCCTACTGGCCGGCGCGCTACCTCATCGACGCCGAGGGCACCGTGCGCAACGTGCACTTCGGCGAGGGGCAGTACCGGGAGGGCGAGCAGATGATCCGCGAGCTGCTGCAGCAGGCGAACCCGGATGTCGAGCTGCCCGCCGTCACCGAGATGTCGGACGAGACGCCGGTGAACACCGAGATCACGCCCGAGTCGTACCTCGGCACGACCAAGGTGCAGAACTTCGGCGGCGAGGAGCGCTACTCCACGCAGACCGAGGACTTCGCCTACCCGGCCGAGCAGGCCGCCGACACCTTCGCGCTCGACGGCGCGTGGCAGCTCGAGACGCAGTTCGTCACCCCGCGCGGCGACGCGGCGGACGTGCGGCTGCAGTACCGCGGCCAGGAGGTGCGGATGGTGCTCGCAGGGGAGGGCACGGTCGTCGCGGACGTCGATGGCGAGCGCGTCGAGATCCCCGTCTCGGGCACACCGCGGTCGTACGAGCTGCTGCGGGTCGACGCCAGCCGCCAGGGCACGATCGAGGTGACGGTCCCCGCCGGCGTCGAGGCCTACTCGTTCACCTTCGGATGA